The following proteins come from a genomic window of Lolium rigidum isolate FL_2022 chromosome 5, APGP_CSIRO_Lrig_0.1, whole genome shotgun sequence:
- the LOC124651955 gene encoding CBS domain-containing protein CBSCBSPB3-like, translating into MSSAAAPAPPVRRTRSRPPSSASSRKSEDPYAAAGANGNGKTSPRLASPKHLPGERTVKKLRLSKALTIPEGTTVYDASRRMAARRVDAVLLTDAQGLLSGIVTDKDISTRVIAEGLRVEQTIMAKIMTRNPSYVTSDSLAIEALQKMVQGKFRHLPVVENGEVMAMLDIAKCLYDAIARLEKAAEQGSAIAAAVEGVERQLGGNFTAPSAFIETLRERMFKPSLSTIVTESTKVAIVSPSDPVYVATQKMREFRVNSVVVTTGNTVQGIFTSKDVLMRVVSQNLSPELTLVEKVMTANPDCATLDTTILDALHIMHDGKFLHIPVLDREGQIAACLDVLQLTHAAIQLVEGGSGTANEVANSVMQRFWDSALALDPPDDEFDSRSEASLIVASEFGDGKSSIYPPIIGNSFAFKLHDRKGRVHRFTCGSESLDELVSSVRQRLSIVDGKDSIQLLYEDDEGDRVLLTTDTDLAGAVLHAKSSGLKVLKLHIEDELSSKAEVVKPLQELAPPRRSGLSTVKFGLMAGTVALGGAAVMVYLKRSRV; encoded by the exons ATGAGCtccgcggcggctccggcgccaCCGGTCAGGCGCACGCGCAGCCGGCCGCCGTCTTCTGCCTCCTCCCGCAAGTCGGAGGACCCATACGCAGCCGCCGGCGCCAACGGAAATGGGAAGACCTCCCCGAGGCTGGCCTCTCCCAAGCACCTCCC AGGGGAGAGGACGGTGAAGAAACTGAGGCTGTCCAAGGCGCTGACGATACCGGAGGGCACGACGGTGTACGACGCGTCCCGGAGGATGGCGGCGAGGCGGGTCGATGCGGTGCTACTCACCGACGCCCAGGGCCTCCTATCTGGCATAGTCACCGATAAG GATATATCCACACGAGTAATTGCAGAGGGGCTGCGGGTGGAGCAAACCATCATGGCCAAGATCATGACGCGGAATCCTTCTTATGTCACTTCTGACTCACTTGCAATTGAGGCATTGCAGAAGATGGTTCAAG GTAAATTTAGACACCTCCCAGTTGTAGAAAATGGCGAGGTTATGGCTATGCTAGACATTGCAAAATGCCTTTATGACGCTATAGCGAGATTGGAAAAAGCAGCTGAACAAGGGAGTGCAATAGCAGCGGCTGTAGAGGGGGTTGAGCGTCAACTGGGAGGCAATTTTACAG CTCCTTCTGCTTTCATAGAAACTCTAAGGGAGCGGATGTTCAAACCTTCTCTGTCAACCATAGTCACGGAGAGCACAAA GGTAGCAATTGTCTCACCTTCAGATCCTGTGTATGTGGCAACACAAAAAATGCGTGAATTTCGAGTAAATTCAGTGGTTGTTACTACAGGGAACACGGTGCAGGGAATCTTTAC CTCAAAAGATGTTCTTATGCGTGTTGTCTCACAGAATCTTTCGCCTGAATTGACCCTAGTAGAAAAG GTGATGACCGCAAATCCAGATTGTGCTACATTAGACACGACAATTCTTGATGCGCTACATATAATGCATGATGGAAAATTCTTGCACATTCCCGTTCTTGACAGAG AGGGGCAAATTGCTGCATGCCTGGATGTCCTGCAACTTACACATGCAGCCATTCAATTG GTTGAAGGAGGCAGTGGGACTGCTAATGAGGTGGCAAACTCAGTGATGCAGAGGTTCTGGGACTCTGCTCTTGCTTTGGATCCTCCAGATGATGAATTTGATAGCCGTAG CGAAGCATCCTTAATTGTGGCATCAGAGTTTGGGGATGGAAAGAGTAGTATATATCCTCCTATTATTGGCAATTCGTTTGCTTTTAAGCTTCATGACCGGAAGGGGCGTGTGCATAGATTCACTTGTG GCTCGGAGTCCTTGGACGAGCTTGTGTCCTCTGTAAGGCAAAGATTGAGTATTGTTGATGGAAAGGATAGCATACAACTCTTG TATGAAGATGATGAGGGTGACCGAGTGCTACTAACTACTGATACCGATCTTGCTGGTGCAGTGCTCCATGCCAAATCATCTGGGCTGAAG GTTTTGAAGTTGCATATTGAGGACGAGTTAAGTTCGAAAGCAGAGGTGGTAAAACCATTGCAGGAGCTAGCACCTCCGCGCAGGAGCGGGCTGTCTACTGTTAAATTTGGGCTTATGGCTGGTACAGTTGCTCTTGGTGGCGCAGCAGTCATGGTGTACTTGAAACGATCTAGGGTGTGA